From Musa acuminata AAA Group cultivar baxijiao chromosome BXJ3-8, Cavendish_Baxijiao_AAA, whole genome shotgun sequence, one genomic window encodes:
- the LOC103994617 gene encoding uncharacterized protein LOC103994617: MKPGGHTEVTESPSSSQVPSMAADAVAVGKTTARPSSSIEEEAKPQAGASLLSSYLGLGFALFLGLLPKSSASYVSSLQSRNRILAMKLFEAEDQLRQLRSRLKEGAKANARVAEIFAGHRTQWQQEEKRLLHRIDGADEEIAALTAQVEDMERAKAELRAAVVRLEREVAERDEMLDFMARKVERDGSLSLMEVAGEDSVDDGGAGVRVSDTMPPEERFLERNGESEGMMGLLAQQNGCGREFLMAPIDTKQWTDRWGGWPVGAQCPDMQHESLDLAHSMKHGVARRESPWRVDAESSRVSSKLKSLEDELVNLEKLGKGDTSKIPSSMRKQEKRYQSLAAKIDDLCRKMRVNDPSDPTLGPEFRTQRLTEFLLEAFRLQHRAAETRQKLNTVQAQAAAAAAKSRVGDELTAEAKLNTRKSADSIRSSFKEIQRNLEIWLARIMGDLEGILARDGASRVRDYYLSGYPFVG; the protein is encoded by the exons ATGAAGCCCGGGGGCCACACGGAGGTGACGGAGTCCCCCAGCTCGTCGCAAGTCCCGTCGATGGCGGCCGATGCTGTCGCAGTGGGAAAGACCACGGCGAGGCCCTCGAGCTCCATCGAGGAGGAGGCGAAGCCCCAGGCGGGGGCGTCGCTGCTGTCCTCCTATCTCGGCCTCGGCTTCGCTCTGTTCCTGGGGCTACTCCCCAAGTCTTCCGCCTCCTACGTGTCGTCGCTTCAGTCCCGCAACCGGATCCTAGCGATGAAGCTGTTTGAAGCGGAGGACCAGCTTCGGCAGCTGCGGTCGCGGCTGAAGGAGGGCGCCAAGGCCAACGCCCGAGTCGCCGAGATCTTCGCCGGCCACCGGACCCAGTGGCAGCAGGAGGAGAAGCGCCTCCTCCACCGGATCGACGGTGCAGACGAGGAGATCGCGGCGCTGACGGCGCAGGTCGAGGACATGGAGCGGGCGAAGGCGGAGCTGAGGGCCGCCGTGGTGCGGCTGGAGAGGGAGGTGGCGGAGAGGGACGAAATGCTCGACTTCATGGCGAGGAAGGTGGAGAGGGACGGGTCGTTGTCGCTGATGGAGGTGGCCGGGGAGGACTCGGTGGACGATGGTGGCGCCGGGGTTAGGGTTTCGGATACGATGCCGCCGGAGGAGCGGTTCTTGGAGCGCAACGGGGAATCGGAGGGAATGATGGGTCTGTTGGCGCAGCAGAACGGGTGCGGAAGGGAGTTCTTAATGGCGCCGATAGATACGAAACAGTGGACGGATCGATGGGGCGGATGGCCGGTAGGAGCTCAGTGTCCG GATATGCAGCATGAGTCACTTGATTTGGCACACAGCATGAAACATGGAGTAGCAAG GAGGGAATCCCCTTGGAGGGTTGATGCTGAATCTTCACGAGTTTCTTCTAAGCTTAAATCACTTGAAGATGAACTGGTTAACCTGGAAAAACTAGGGAAAGGGGATACGTCGAAGATCCCTTCGTCGATGAGGAAACAAGAGAAGAGATATCAATCTCTTGCTGCCAAAATTGACGATTTGTGCAGGAAAATG CGAGTGAATGACCCCAGTGATCCAACACTGGGTCCAGAGTTTCGTACGCAGAGGCTGACCGAGTTCTTGCTGGAGGCATTTCGCCTACAACATCGTGCGGCCGAAACAAGACAGAAGCTGAACACAGTGCAGGCacaggcagcggcagcggcagcgaagAGCCGTGTGGGGGATGAGCTAACTGCAGAAGCTAAATTGAACACGAGGAAGTCTGCGGATTCAATTAGGAGCAGTTTCAAGGAGATACAGCGGAACTTGGAGATctggttggcaaggatcatgggtGACTTGGAGGGCATCTTGGCGAGAGATGGTGCATCGCGGGTGAGAGATTACTATTTATCTGGTTACCCTTTTGTCGGATGA
- the LOC135645489 gene encoding cell division cycle 20.2, cofactor of APC complex-like: MDAGSSSSSISSEKRRMSSRRPLQDVPSRPFLPSMHTTSRNPSWRQSGDRFIPDRSAMDMDVAYYLLTQTRKEKENAVPASPSKEAYRKLLAENLLKNRTRILAFHSKPPEPSRPFFQEADAVSPHHAKPAKQRRYIPQSADRTLDAPDIVDDYYLNLLDWGSGNVLSIALGNTVYLWDASDGSTSELVTVDDDAGPVTSVSWAPDGRHIAVGLNSSDVQLWDSASNRLLRTLRGVHGSRVGSLAWNNNILSTGGMDGKIVNNDVRVRSHVVQTYRGHQQEVCGLKWSGSGQQLASGGNDNLVHIWDVSMASANPPRGQNQWFHRLDDHMAAVKALAWCPFQSNLLASGGGGGDRCIKFWNTHTGACLNSVDTGSQVCSLLWNKKERELLSSHGFTQNQLTLWKYPSMVRIAELTGHTSRVLFMAQSPDGCTVASAAGDETLRFWNVFGTPEAAKPAAKSGNAGPFSSFNHIR, from the exons ATGGATGCAGGGAGCTCCTCTTCTTCTATTTCTTCAGAGAAGCGTCGAATGTCATCTCGTCGCCCTCTCCAAGACGTCCCATCCAGGCCTTTCCTGCCTTCGATGCACACCACCTCCAGGAATCCATCTTGGAGGCAGAGC GGTGACAGATTCATTCCGGATCGGTCAGCCATGGATATGGACGTGGCGTACTACCTGCTCACCCAAACCAGGAAAGAGAAGGAGAACGCAGTTCCGGCTTCCCCCTCCAAAGAGGCCTACAGGAAGCTTCTTGCCGAGAACCTTCTCAAGAACAGAACCAGAATTCTGGCTTTCCACAGCAAACCACCAGAACCATCGCGACCTTTCTTCCAAGAAGCTGACGCGGTTTCCCCTCATCATGCTAAGCCAGCGAAGCAGCGGAGATACATTCCACAG TCGGCCGACAGGACCCTGGATGCGCCGGACATCGTGGATGACTACTACTTGAATCTGCTGGACTGGGGAAGCGGCAACGTGTTGTCGATCGCCCTCGGGAACACTGTGTACCTTTGGGATGCTTCGGATGGGTCTACCTCTGAGCTTGTGACTGTGGATGATGATGCTGGCCCCGTCACCAGCGTCAGCTGGGCTCCCGACGGGCGACACATCGCCGTGGGCTTGAATTCTTCGGACGTCCAACTGTGGGACTCCGCCTCCAATCGTTTG TTGAGGACTCTGAGAGGAGTACATGGATCTAGAGTCGGTTCTCTCGCTTGGAACAATAACATTCTGAGCACGGGAGGGATGGACGGAAAGATCGTCAACAACGACGTTAGAGTGAGGTCTCATGTCGTGCAAACTTATCGAGGCCACCAACAAGAGGTGTGCGGGCTGAAGTGGTCGGGCTCAGGGCAGCAACTGGCGAGCGGAGGCAATGACAACCTCGTGCACATATGGGACGTATCCATGGCCTCCGCAAACCCACCTCGGGGTCAAAACCAATGGTTCCACAGGTTGGATGATCACATGGCTGCTGTGAAAGCTCTTGCCTGGTGCCCGTTCCAGAGCAAtttgcttgcgtccggcgggggtgGAGGCGACAGGTGCATCAAGTTCTGGAACACGCACACGGGTGCCTGCCTGAATTCTGTGGACACCGGATCTCAGGTCTGTTCCCTGCTGTGGAACAAGAAGGAGCGCGAATTGCTCAGCTCTCACGGATTCACTCAGAATCAACTGACCTTGTGGAAGTACCCTTCCATGGTTAGGATTGCTGAGCTCACAGGTCATACATCTCGAGTGTTATTCATGGCCCAG AGCCCGGATGGGTGCACCGTCGCATCTGCGGCGGGAGACGAAACGCTCAGATTTTGGAACGTATTCGGAACTCCTGAAGCAGCAAAGCCTGCAGCAAAGTCCGGGAACGCAGGACCTTTTAGCAGTTTCAATCACATCAGGTGA